Proteins encoded together in one Paracidovorax wautersii window:
- a CDS encoding histidine kinase famiy protein has product MAKPAARDKSTMIPEKPAIKRRSDARAEGSAHEIRDHKDDIFFAAIENTRMPMIVTDPRQADNPIVFANPAFMSMTGYSAEEIVGHNCRFLQGPGTDRDSVAAIRDALERRVQVQLEILNYRKDGSSFWNALFISPIYNPAGEIVYFFASQLDVSRRRDAEEGLAQAQKMEALGQLTGGISHDFNNLLQVMSGHVELLSMKADRDKLDKAALDKGLGNLRASIKKASTLTQQLLAFSRKQSLRGRVVNINSLVREMSELVERTLGETVRVEYDLSDEIGNCQVDTNQLEVSLLNVLVNARDAMPQGGTITISTEAIDVFDGEAVSMLGLPAGRFIALSVTDTGHGIPAELLPRVMDPFFTTKEEGKGTGLGLSMVHGFVKQSGGTVTMYSEVGVGTTLRMYFPEAKVPTRTTSEVSVRPVNKGGTESVLIVEDREEVAEIAREMLEGLGYTIHVATNARKALDIFKSMLPDAPPELVFSDVVMPGGMNGYVLAREIQRLAPQTKILLTTGFDRDLGRIETVAPSEFDLIKKPYRLADLARKVRGVLDGPTSS; this is encoded by the coding sequence ATGGCCAAACCCGCCGCAAGAGACAAGTCAACGATGATCCCTGAAAAACCCGCCATAAAACGCCGATCCGATGCCAGAGCAGAGGGGTCTGCCCACGAGATTCGGGACCACAAGGACGACATCTTCTTTGCGGCCATCGAAAACACGCGCATGCCGATGATCGTCACGGATCCCCGGCAGGCCGACAACCCCATCGTCTTTGCCAATCCCGCCTTCATGTCCATGACGGGGTATTCGGCAGAAGAGATCGTGGGGCACAACTGCAGGTTTCTGCAGGGGCCAGGAACGGACCGGGACTCGGTGGCGGCCATCCGGGACGCGCTCGAGCGGCGCGTTCAGGTGCAGCTGGAAATCCTGAACTACCGCAAAGATGGTTCGTCTTTCTGGAATGCCCTGTTCATCTCCCCCATCTACAACCCCGCGGGGGAGATCGTCTACTTCTTTGCGTCCCAGCTGGACGTGAGCCGAAGACGCGATGCGGAGGAGGGATTGGCCCAGGCCCAGAAGATGGAAGCCCTGGGCCAGCTCACGGGCGGCATATCGCACGACTTCAACAATCTGCTGCAGGTCATGTCGGGGCACGTCGAACTGCTTTCCATGAAGGCGGATCGAGACAAGCTGGACAAGGCCGCCCTGGACAAAGGACTGGGTAACCTCCGGGCCTCTATCAAGAAGGCGTCCACGCTCACGCAGCAACTGTTGGCGTTCTCACGCAAGCAGAGCTTGCGGGGGCGCGTCGTGAACATCAACTCCCTGGTCCGGGAAATGAGCGAGCTGGTGGAGCGGACGCTGGGTGAAACGGTTCGTGTGGAATATGACCTCAGCGATGAGATCGGCAACTGCCAGGTGGACACGAACCAGCTTGAAGTGTCGCTGCTGAACGTCTTGGTGAACGCACGCGACGCGATGCCGCAGGGCGGCACGATCACGATATCCACGGAGGCCATCGACGTCTTCGACGGCGAAGCCGTGTCGATGCTTGGCCTGCCCGCAGGGCGGTTCATCGCCCTGTCGGTCACCGATACCGGGCACGGGATTCCGGCAGAGCTTCTGCCGCGTGTCATGGATCCGTTCTTCACCACCAAGGAGGAAGGCAAGGGCACCGGTTTGGGCCTGTCGATGGTTCACGGGTTCGTCAAGCAGTCCGGCGGGACTGTGACGATGTACTCGGAGGTCGGCGTCGGCACGACCTTGCGCATGTACTTCCCTGAGGCGAAAGTGCCCACCCGGACGACATCGGAAGTGAGCGTCAGGCCGGTCAACAAGGGCGGTACGGAGTCCGTCCTGATCGTGGAAGACAGGGAAGAGGTGGCCGAGATCGCTCGGGAAATGCTGGAGGGGCTGGGTTACACCATCCACGTGGCGACCAATGCGCGCAAGGCCCTCGACATCTTCAAATCGATGCTGCCAGACGCTCCTCCGGAACTGGTCTTCTCGGACGTGGTCATGCCCGGTGGAATGAACGGTTATGTACTCGCCCGCGAGATTCAGCGGCTGGCGCCGCAGACGAAGATTCTGTTGACGACGGGCTTCGACAGAGACCTCGGGCGCATCGAGACCGTCGCACCTTCCGAATTCGATCTGATCAAGAAGCCCTATCGCCTGGCCGACCTGGCGAGGAAGGTCCGCGGCGTTCTCGATGGTCCCACGTCCAGCTGA
- the paoA gene encoding aldehyde dehydrogenase iron-sulfur subunit PaoA, which translates to MDHHTFPSVSRRGLLIAGASTAAASAVPGEAGAQGLDAPAAPPIQQPVTLQVNGKDCALDIDTRTTLLDALREHLHLTGTKKGCDHGQCGACTVLVNGRRVVSCLSLAVMQEGASVTTIEGLGTPQSPHPLQTAFVRHDGYQCGYCTPGQICSAVGVLDEIRQGMPSHASQDVVAQPLVSTAELRERMSGNLCRCGAYSNIVDAITEVAGGSRL; encoded by the coding sequence ATGGACCACCACACTTTCCCATCCGTGTCGCGGAGGGGCCTGTTGATCGCGGGCGCCTCGACGGCGGCCGCCTCAGCCGTGCCGGGCGAGGCCGGCGCGCAGGGCCTGGACGCGCCCGCGGCGCCCCCCATCCAACAGCCCGTCACCTTGCAGGTGAACGGCAAGGACTGCGCCCTGGACATCGACACCCGCACCACGCTGCTCGATGCGCTGCGCGAGCATCTTCACCTCACCGGTACCAAGAAGGGCTGCGACCACGGCCAGTGCGGGGCCTGCACCGTGCTGGTGAACGGGAGGCGCGTGGTGTCTTGCCTGAGCCTGGCGGTGATGCAGGAGGGGGCCAGCGTGACCACCATTGAAGGACTGGGTACGCCGCAGTCTCCGCACCCCCTGCAGACGGCCTTCGTCCGACACGATGGCTACCAGTGTGGCTACTGCACGCCGGGCCAGATCTGCTCGGCCGTGGGCGTGCTCGACGAGATCCGGCAAGGCATGCCCAGCCACGCCAGCCAGGACGTCGTGGCGCAGCCGCTGGTCTCGACCGCCGAGCTGCGCGAGCGCATGAGTGGCAATCTGTGCCGCTGTGGCGCGTATTCCAATATCGTGGATGCGATCACCGAGGTGGCCGGAGGGAGCCGCCTATGA
- a CDS encoding xanthine dehydrogenase family protein subunit M encodes MTPFTYERVSSPAQAAAAVAARPGARYIAGGTNLLDLMKLQIEKPVHLVDLNSAGMGTVEPTAQGGLRIGALVRNADLAAHPRVRRDYGLLTRALVAGASGQLRNMATTGGNLLQRTRCPYFYDSNMPCNKRLPGSGCSAIGGVSRQHAVIGTSTECIATHPSDMAVALRALDATVETVNATGTVRTIPIADFHRLPGKTPHIETTLQPGELITSVTLPAPVGGIHLYHKVRDRASYAFALVSVAAIVQRDGSGRVALGGLAHKPWRLEAAEAQMRQGAKAVADRLLADANPTHDNAFKLPLAERTLAAVLQQARS; translated from the coding sequence ATGACACCCTTCACCTACGAACGCGTCTCCTCCCCTGCGCAGGCCGCAGCCGCCGTGGCAGCGCGGCCTGGCGCCCGCTACATTGCCGGCGGCACCAATCTGCTGGATCTCATGAAGCTCCAGATCGAGAAGCCCGTGCACCTCGTGGACCTGAATAGCGCCGGCATGGGAACCGTGGAGCCGACCGCGCAGGGAGGCCTGCGCATCGGCGCGCTGGTACGCAATGCCGATTTGGCAGCCCATCCCCGGGTACGGCGCGACTACGGGCTGCTCACCCGCGCGCTTGTCGCGGGCGCGTCCGGCCAGCTGCGCAACATGGCCACCACCGGTGGCAACCTGCTGCAGCGCACCCGCTGCCCTTATTTCTACGATTCCAACATGCCGTGCAACAAGCGCCTCCCAGGCAGCGGCTGCTCTGCCATCGGTGGCGTGAGCCGCCAGCATGCGGTGATCGGCACCAGCACGGAATGCATCGCCACCCATCCCAGCGACATGGCCGTGGCTCTTCGCGCGCTGGATGCGACGGTGGAAACCGTCAATGCCACGGGCACGGTCCGCACCATTCCGATCGCGGACTTCCACCGTTTGCCGGGCAAGACGCCGCACATAGAGACGACGCTACAGCCGGGCGAACTGATCACGTCGGTCACGCTCCCCGCCCCGGTAGGCGGCATACACCTCTATCACAAGGTGCGGGACCGGGCGTCCTACGCCTTTGCGCTGGTGTCCGTGGCGGCCATCGTTCAGCGCGACGGCAGTGGCCGTGTGGCGCTGGGTGGCTTGGCGCACAAACCCTGGCGCCTTGAGGCCGCAGAAGCGCAGATGCGCCAAGGAGCCAAGGCGGTCGCAGACCGGCTGCTGGCCGATGCCAATCCCACGCACGACAACGCGTTCAAACTGCCGTTGGCCGAGCGCACGCTCGCCGCCGTGCTGCAACAGGCCAGGAGCTGA